From the Montipora capricornis isolate CH-2021 chromosome 2, ASM3666992v2, whole genome shotgun sequence genome, one window contains:
- the LOC138031744 gene encoding TNF receptor-associated factor 2-like isoform X2, with protein MTDWKDKDCSRKCGYEFGYRRLTLSASKQMVFPDIFTRREVQAFVVHCTFMDDGCKWKGEVKYFEAHTNSCEYVKVTCVHPECGAMVKKASLPEHLEKECVFRLVTCELCHSQIILDRMMQHHETECPAYSVGCDKCSKEGIPRSKLAEHQNPIVGDCEGIQGPCPFAHIGCSKLEVLSQKEKKEHLTKDNIHHNILLLQFAVRVSREIESVLSADPRIVSRRQQLFVNYDNVIQDILNQMQVHSETGRTLQEKLREHSERITSLERKVATANTSAGSGGASAQRVSEGEGSAISADITRRVINLENKTADHEVLMVENNRTAMETSREAANLRRQLDTVQDTVQETTRRTERRMESIEHSLALRNVTVADLEEFVRQQEFSNYDGQLTWKITEFARKRNEAVSGQQVSFYSPCFFTSRYGYKMCARIYLNGDGMGRGSHISVFFVVMRGQYDALLRWPFRQKVTFMLLDQDNVEHVIDAFRPDPSSSSFQRPRRETNIASGCPMFCSIAELNNHAYVRDDTMFLKVIVDTSDL; from the exons GTTTTCCCAGATATCTTTACGAGACGGGAAGTTCAAGCCTTTGTTGTTCATTGTACCTTCATGGATGATGGATGTAAATGGAAGGGAGAAGTTAAGTACTTTGAG GCTCACACTAACAGTTGCGAGTATGTGAAAGTCACTTGTGTACATCCTGAGTGTGGTGCAATGGTAAAAAAAGCCTCACTTCCTGAACATCTGGAAAAGGAATGCGTGTTTCGTTTAGTGACATGTGAACTTTGTCATTCCCAAATAATCCTTGACAGGATGATG CAACATCATGAAACAGAATGTCCAGCTTATTCAGTTGGCTGTGACAAATGCAGTAAGGAAGGAATTCCTCGTAGTAAG TTGGCAGAGCATCAAAATCCCATTGTAGGAGATTGTGAGGGAATACAGGGTCCATGTCCTTTTGCACATATTGGTTGCTCAAAGTTGGAG GTCCTCagccaaaaggaaaagaaagaacatttgacGAAGGACAACATCCATCACAATATTCTCCTCCTTCAGTTTGCTGTTCGTGTCAGCAGAGAAATTGAATCTGTCCTGAGCGCTGATCCTAGAATTGTCTCCCGGAGACAACAACTATTTGTGAACTACGACAATGTCATTCAAGATATCCTTAACCAGATGCAAGTACATTCAGAGACAGGGAGAACTCTTCAAGAAAAACTGCGAGAACACAGTGAGAGGATTACATCGTTGGAAAGAAAGGTGGCGACAGCGAATACATCAGCTGGGTCTGGTGGGGCATCTGCTCAACGTGTTTCTGAGGGTGAAGGCAGCGCAATCAGTGCTGATATCACAAGAAGAGTGATAAATCTAGAGAACAAAACTGCAGACCACGAAGTACTTATGGTGGAAAACAATCGCACCGCGATGGAAACAAGTCGAGAAGCTGCCAATCTTAGGAGACAGCTTGATACTGTGCAGGATACTGTGCAGGAGACTACACGGAGGACAGAGCGAAGGATGGAGTCCATTGAGCACTCACTGGCTCTGAGGAACGTCACCGTTGCTGATCTAGAAGAGTTTGTGCGCCAGCAAGAGTTTTCAAACTACGACGGCCAGTTGACGTGGAAGATTACCGAATTTGCTCGAAAACGAAATGAAGCCGTGAGTGGCCAACAGGTGTCTTTCTACAGCCCGTGCTTCTTCACCAGTCGCTATGGATACAAAATGTGCGCACGGATCTATTTGAATGGAGACGGCATGGGGCGAGGCTCACACATCTCGGTTTTCTTTGTTGTCATGCGCGGGCAATACGATGCGTTGCTCCGGTGGCCATTCAGACAGAAGGTGACCTTCATGCTGTTGGATCAAGACAATGTAGAACACGTGATTGATGCCTTCAGACCTGATCCAAGCAGCTCATCCTTCCAGAGACCAAGAAGAGAAACAAACATCGCCAGTGGTTGCCCCATGTTCTGTTCCATCGCGGAACTGAATAATCATGCATATGTGCGTGACGACACCATGTTTTTGAAAGTCATCGTGGATACCTCGGATTTGTAG
- the LOC138037661 gene encoding lutropin-choriogonadotropic hormone receptor-like yields MLINASPASRSLDMVDLSCGMVILLSVLVFVHFGVIHGETLERNKTDWRPCSHGCNCSQVDDYTVAKCDVSTVKLRETFVLPKNTSVLDLSRNGLVEVPYFVLNKSTNILALLLSGNNIENLSETSFPLLPHLLCLDLSFNSLREWEGNISPTFPSLESVDFEGNPLYFPGSNLFRLDSLIKVLGIKWNAQCGECNLINTEFLSSLNESELFCRVDAEEYEFAEEIKYGKSLFFTEKGFSPQCICEKENCQSVEISMPYDRTLNTLPRKLFYVEYMFGVIALMLNVLVVFICFGSISLRKSTSFIFIGNIGFCDAMMGVYSILLGRFTVYEFIVNTEKYPDIDVFVNSYCTVMGAIFTTAQITSVSTSFLATLERYLSIVHCMKPELRLRKSVALLCLAGIWCVAIGYSLLAVFQVGGLRYHGEFTCMMPFTDGPEIWDTSMTGLAVTCSLVVFYLVSFALYFHLFVYVKKTEISAGVKRKATLAKNISLMVFTNFLFFIIPMVCTLLFVYRYSELAEAFKVDTLKELRIYFIMLSWLPVVLLSLNSCLNPFLCAFRHPKFQKELQALVDKFNCKCEKQSEQQPSNVWTLTTTKGFELNSTVAFRNEAFLEQYRSAGSLDAL; encoded by the exons ATGCTCATCAACGCCAGCCCAGCCTCTCGCTCGCTTGACATGGTCGACCTCAG TTGTGGAATGGTTATCCTGTTGTCGGTATTGGTTTTTGTACATTTCGGTGTGATACATGGAGAAACACTCGAGCGGAATAAGACAGATTGGCGTCCATGTTCTCATGGCTGCAATTGCTCACAAGTGGATGACTATACTGTCGCTAAATGTGACGTATCAACAGTGAAACTACGCGAGACCTTTGTTCTTCCAAAGAACACCTCAGTTTT GGATTTGTCGAGGAACGGGCTTGTTGAAGTTCCTTATTTTGTACTTAATAAAAGTACAAACATTTTGGCTTT GCTGCTTTCAGGCAACAACATTGAGAACCTAAGCGAAACCTCGTTTCCATTACTGCCCCATCTTCTTTGCTT AGACCTATCCTTCAACAGCCTTAGAGAGTGGGAGGGTAACATCTCCCCTACCTTCCCGTCCCTGGAATCAGTCGACTTTGAAGGAAATCCTCTGTACTTCCCAGGCAGCAATCTCTTTCGTCTGGACAGTCTGATAAAAGTTCTTGGTATAAAGTGGAATGCTCAATGCGGGGAATGTAACTTAATCAATACCGAGTTCCTGTCAagtttaaatgaaagtgaactGTTTTGCAGAGTGGATGCCGAAGAATATGAATTTGCAGAAGAAATCAAGTACGGAAAATCCCtcttttttactgaaaaaggGTTCTCTCCTCAGTGTATCTGCGAGAAAGAAAACTGTCAATCTGTGGAGATAAGCATGCCGTATGACCGGACGCTCAACACACTCCCAAGAAAACTGTTCTACGTTGAGTACATGTTCGGTGTCATCGCGCTTATGCTAAATGTTTTAGTAGTCTTCATTTGCTTCGGCTCAATATCATTGCGAAAAAGCACATCCTTTATTTTCATTGGGAATATTGGCTTCTGTGACGCTATGATGGGAGTGTACTCGATCTTGCTTGGCAGGTTCACTGTGTATGAATTTATCGTGAACACAGAGAAATACCCCGATATCGATGTGTTTGTCAATTCATACTGTACAGTCATGGGTGCTATTTTTACAACAGCTCAAATAACTTCAGTGTCAACTTCATTCTTAGCAACATTGGAGCGTTACTTGTCGATTGTGCACTGCATGAAGCCCGAGTTGAGACTGAGAAAGTCGGTAGCGCTCCTGTGTTTGGCAGGAATCTGGTGCGTTGCTATTGGTTATTCACTTTTGGCTGTCTTTCAAGTTGGTGGTTTGAGGTATCATGGCGAGTTCACTTGTATGATGCCATTCACGGATGGACCGGAGATTTGGGACACTTCTATGACAGGTCTTGCTGTAACCTGCTCACTTGTTGTCTTTTACCTTGTAAGCTTTGCGTTGTACTTCCACCTCTTTGTTTACGTCAAGAAAACGGAAATTAGCGCAGGTGTTAAGCGAAAAGCCACCTTagctaaaaatatttctctgATGGTTTTTACTAACTTTCTGTTCTTTATAATCCCGATGGTTTGTACTTTGCTGTTTGTGTACCGGTACAGTGAACTCGCTGAAGCTTTTAAAGTTGACACACTTAAAGAGCTGCGGATTTATTTCATCATGTTGTCATGGCTTCCTGTAGTGTTGCTCTCTCTCAACTCGTGCTTAAATCCTTTTCTTTGTGCATTCAGACAtccaaaatttcaaaaagagTTACAGGCTCTTGTTGATAAATTTAACTGCAAGTGCGAGAAACAATCTGAACAGCAGCCTTCCAACGTTTGGACGCTTACTACCACCAAAGGCTTCGAATTAAACTCAACAGTGGCTTTTAGAAACGAAGCATTTCTCGAGCAATATCGCTCAGCAGGCTCACTTGATGCTCTTTAA